TGGGGAATGTCGTCGAAATAGTGCTCCTCATAGAACTTGCGGGTTCTGGCGGGCATGGCTTCGACCGTGCAGCGAAAGGCCTTGTAGGCCTCGGCCTCATGGAGATGTTCCTCGGGGCTTCCATAGGCCGAGGTATTGCCTCCGACCTCTTCTTCGACGAACAGGCCGCGTTCATATTGCAGGCGCCGCATATAATCGGTCGCCAGATTGCGCACCATCCGCATCACATAGGACGTGGGCGCCGCTATGTCTTCTCCGAGCGGCTTGGAGACCAGCTGCAGGAGAACCTCCTGCACGACATCCTCGGCCACGGTCATGGAACCCGTGATCCTGCGCGCGACGGAGAGAAGCTTCGGGTAGGCGTGAAGTGCTGTTTGGAGTTGCTCATTGGAAGTCGACTGCGAATGGTTGGCAATCATGTCGGGCTCTCGCTGAAATCCAAAGTTGCATTTCTGTGTGCCCCTCTTTTTGAGAGGGAACCTATAAAACATGATAATGAGAGTCAAGATAGTGGAGCGGAAAAGTGAAGCATCTCCCGGATGATGGCTTATCCGCCTGATTTTATTTAAACTTTCCAATGGGGTCTATAAGGAAATCCCGCTTATGTGATGCTGCCATTGCGGCTCTGCCGCGACCCTTGATGTCGCGATAGCCCATTGAAAATCCCCGCTTTCTTCGCCGGCGGTCTGGCCGGAACGGATGAAAATCGGTTCGCCAGATACCTGGCATTCGATGCTAGAGGTTGTGTCATCGGGTGCGAGTGTCACGCTTTGCGGGTCGGCCAGAAAGCCCTGGCCAAGGCATTTCAGCGCAGCCTCCTTCTGAACCCAGCAGGCGAGGAAAGCATCGTGGCGATGTCGCGCGTCCAGTTGCCGAACTTGATCGAGCTCGTGTTCGGAAAGGATCATCGGCAGGATCTCGTAGGCTTCCTTCTCCGAAAATGCATCGAAGCGCTCGATATCGATGCCGATGCGGCCGCCGCGACAGATCGCGAGCACCACTCGATCGCGCGCATGCGAAATATTGAAGTCGATATCGGGATAGTCGGACAGATAGGGTCTGCCCGACCGAGTAATCGCAATAGAGAGCGTCTGCGGCGCGCACGCGAGCAGACTGCCGAGGATGCGACGACAAAGGAACCGCCCGGCAACGAAAAGACGCCGCGCTTCGGCCGATCGAAATGCCGCCGCACGGTGTCTTTCCGGTTCGCTCAATATCCAGTCCGGGGCATCAAATCCCTCGCGCAGATGCAGGCTATGGAGCTCGACCTGCACGACGCATTCTCCCTCTCGGAGGATGGCCACTTTATTCAGCCGCCTGTCCCAGATGCGAGGAGATTTCCGACGAATGTCCTTGTGTTTCCCACTGAACGATGGGATCGAGCTGGCCGATATTGAAATACTGGCGGCCGAGCAGGGCGTTGGCGATGACAGCGCTGCGCCACGCGGTCAGGCTGAGTTGCGGTTCCGCAATGCCGTGGCTATGGCGGCCGGCATTGAGAACGAAGATGCGGTTTTCGCGCGGGCCGTCCCATGCCAACGAGAAGTCGCTTTCCAGCACCGGCTCGCCGATGGAGCTCAGTTCGATGCGATTTTCGAGCGAATGCAGGAATTCCGGAAGCACAAAGCGATAGCCGGTCGCAAGGACGATCATGTCGACCGCCAGCGTTTCGATGCTGTCATCGAAGCCGTTGCGCATGGTCAACGCGATTTCGGGGCCATCCTGCTCGGCCGCAATGACGTTGCGGAAAGGACGCAGCGATATGCCGTGATCCGGAGCACCTGCGGTTTCGAGCTTGCGTTCATAGAACCGGCGATAGAGCTTTTTCAAAGTGGAGGCGGAAACGCCGTCGCTCGCCAGCACCTGCCGGCGCGTATGGGTGAGCCGCAGCTCCTCGGGTAGCCCGTGGAAGCGTTCCATATAGGCCGGCGTGAACAGCTCGTTGGTAAAGGGCGTGGCATCGAGCGGCTCGAAATTCGGTCGGCGGCTGATCCAGTGAATGGTCGAGACGGCGTTCAGATCCAGGAGGGCATCGACGATCTCGGCGCCGCTCTGGCCGCCGCCGATAACGGCAACGCGCGGAGCCTTGACATCGCCGAGGCGTTGGGCCGCTTCGCTGCTATGGAAGGTCATCGATTTCGGCAGTTGCTCTGCCCAAGCCGGGCGCGCAGGAACCTTGCCGACACCGACGGAAAGATTGCGGGCGCCGATTGCGCCATCGTCGGTGGCGACGGAGAAGAAGCCATCATTGGCATGGACTTCACGCACGCTGGCGCCGAAGCGGAGCGAGGTCAGCCCGCGCGCGACCCATCCGAGATAATCGGCGAATTCCTTGCGCGGAACGGCTTCATATTCTGCATTGAGAAACTGATAAAAGCGTTTATGGGCAACAAGATAGGAGAGAAAGCTCCAGGGACTCGTCGGGTTGGTCGCGGTTACCAGATCCTTGAGGATGGAGGTCTGCATTTCGGCGCCCGGCAGCATCATCCCCGGATGCCATGCAAAGGATGGGCGCCGCTCGAAGAAGCGGACCGAGAGTTCCGGGAGGGAGTCGAGCTGGGCGGCAAGGCTGAGGTTGAACGGACCAATTCCGGCCCCGGCGAGGTCGAGCACGTGCGATGTCATGATGCAGCTCCAGAATATGATGACGAAAGAGGGGTTACTTGATGATGCCGGCGGACAGGGAGCTCGGCGCAAAAGCGTGATCGAGCCGTCGCGCGAAACGCTGGTGGAAGGGCGTCTTGCCGATGATCGTCAGATGGTTGGTGCCGGTGACGATTTCCGAGGCGGTGGCGTTTTGCGAATAGCGCCGCCAGTCGATGACATTGAGGGCGCGTGTGAGGGAATCCTCGGCCGCGAAAGCGTGGATGCGGAAATCGGATTGCTCAAGGCGGTAGTTTCGGAAGATCATCGCGTTGTCGATGAGGATCCAGAACGTGTGCTCTTCCGAGCCGATGTCCGGACCGTCCGTCGGCAGCTTGACGTTATGCTTGACGACATGGTGGAGGAACTGTTCGTAGACCTCCTCGTTCATGGCGGCGAAAAGCCTCTTCCAATCCTCGCGCATCGGCGTCGTTGCCAACCAGCCTTGAACGGCGGCATGGGTGCGGTCCCGGATACCATCTTCGAAGCGTGGCATGATGCCGACGGTGAATTCCTCGTCCATGTCGCAAACATCGACCATGCCGATCATACGCAGATCGATGTCGTTGCCGAGCTGACGGGCAGCCTCATAGGCAAGCAGTCCGCCCCAGGACCAGCCGAGGAAGGCGCAGGGGCGACCCTTGGCTTTTTTGCGCACGGCCTCGGCATAGCGTGCGGTGATATCCTCGACGCGGGTGCTCAGTGTCTTGGTTTCGGTCAACGAATAGCAGATGAAGCCGGTTGCCGGTTGTTCCGGGCCGAGATAGTCGACCAGGCGCATATATTCGCGCGTGCTGACGAGGAGACCGGGGAAGCAATAGAGCACCGGTCGGTCGCCGTTGCGACGGAGGTAGACCACGTCGACACCGGCCTCGTCGCGATTGCCATCGATCGCGAGTGCCAGATCGCGCACGGTCGGATGGTTGAACATATCGGCGATCGACAGCGGCCATACGGGATGGCGCATCTTCAGACGCGATACGATGCGCACAGCCGCCAGTGATTGGCCACCTATATCGAAGAAATTCTCCGTGACACCGATATCGCCGATATCGAGGACTTCCTTCCACGCTGCGAGGATCGCTCTTTCCTTGTCATTGGCCGGCTCGATCATCTCGCGTTCGATGCGCGGTGCCGGCAGGGCGGCGCGATCCAGCTTGCTGTTCGGTCCCATCGGCAGTCTGTCGATCAGCATGATGGTCTGCGGCACCATATAGTCGGGCAGGGCCGTCATGGCGGCGCGGCGCAGCTCGGTGACACCAAGGCTTTCGCCTTCGCGGGGCACGACATACGCGACAAGCGAGCTGCGCCCTCCCTCATTGTGCAACAGCACGACGGCTTCGGCGACGCGTTGATCCGACCGCAGCACCGCCTCGATCTCGCCGGGCTCGATGCGGAAGCCGCGCAATTTGATCTGGTGGTCGACACGGCCGGCGAATTCGACGATGCCGTCTTCCCGCCAGCGGCCGAGATCGCCGGATTTATAGAGCCGTCCGTTGGGCGAGAAAGGATCCGGAATGAAGCGATCCGCCGTCAGCTCCGGCTGGCCGAGATAGCCGCGCGCGAGACCGCTGCCGCCGATATAGATCTCGCCGATTACACCGACCGGAACGGGTGCCAGATCGGCATCGAGCACATAGATGCGACGATCACCGACACCGCGGCCGATCGGTGCGACAGTCCCCTCAAAGCGGGTTCCCGCGGGGATCTTCCAGATCATCGGGGTCATGATCGTTTCGGTCGGACCATAGCCGTTGATCAGCAGCTGCGCCTTCAGGTTCTCGGTGATCATGTCGAACACCGCCTGCGACAAGGCTTCGCCGCCGAAGGAGTAGAGCCGCAGCCGCGGTATTTTGCTGTTCTCGCCGGCATATTCGGCAAGGCCACGCACATAGCTCGTGGGCAGGCTGGCATTGTTGACGCCGTGGCGCTTCATCATCGTGAAGGCATCTTCGGGCGTGGCAAGCTTGTCTTGGGTCAGCACCACGCCGCCGCCTGCCATCAGCGGCACCATCCAGCGCTCATGGCCGCCGTCGGACGTGAAGGGAAGGACGGGATATTCGCAGGACTCCTCGCTCATCTCGTAGATGCGCAGTGTCGCCTTGCAATGATGCGCCAGCGGGCCGTGCTCGACCGCGACGCCTTTCGGCACGCCCGTCGAGCCGGAGGTGTAGATCACATAGGCAAGCTGCTGCGGTGCGATCACGGTCGCAGGCGCTTCGCTGCTTTCTAAGGAAAGGTCGGCGGCGTCGAGATTGAGGAAGGGTGTTGCAATGTCGCTTGGAAGGTTTGCGATGTGGCGAGCGCGGGAAATGACCAGCGAGAGCCCCGGCGCCGTCAGGATATGGCGATTGCGCGCTTCCGGGTGATCGGGCTCGACCGGCGTGAATGCGCCGCCCGACTTCAGAACGGCCAAAATGGCGATGATGGCATCGATCGACTTTTCGAGTGCGATGGCGACGCGTTTTTCCGGTCCGACCCCCAATGCGATCAGGCGGTGCGCCAACCGATTGGCGGCTGCCTCGAGCTCGCCATGCGTGACCGATTTCTCGCCCTGGGCCACGGCGAAAGCATTCGGCCGTCGTTTTGCCCGCGCGGAGATGACCTCGTGGATGGGCGTGCCATCGTCCGCTTCCGGCGCATCGGGATAAGGCGCGGAGAGCCGGTCCAGTTCTTCAGGCGAAGCGAACGGAACGTGTTTGATCTGCTCGCCGGGATTGGTATTCAGCCGCGCGAGCGCGACGGCAAGATCATCGGCAAAGCGGAGGATCTGCTTTCGGTCATGCTTTTGCGGATCGAAACCGAAGCCGATGCGAAGCCTGTCATCGGACATGGGGGAAACGGTGATGACCAGTTCGGCGTCGCGGCGTGCCTGGGGTTCGACGAGGCTGCGGATTGCTGCGCCATCGGGCATCGCTTCCATGAAGCGAAGGGGAGGCCGCACATCGAGAAGCGTCTTGACGAGGCCGGTCGTGTCGAACAGCTCGTCCCGGCGCAGCAGCGCATCGGCGAGTGCCTCAAAGGGCAGGGATTGCCGGACGGCGGTCTCGATTTCCTTTGCGAATGCCGTGCGGACGTCGCCCAGCGTCATGGCGCCGTTGAGTTCCGTCGTCAGGATCAGCACATCCTCGCTGCGTGCCGCGATCGTCTGTTTTTCCCGTCGAGTGACCAGGCCGATCCTTTGCGTGCCGTGGCCGGAATGCCGGCGAAGGGCGATCCCGAGTGCGGCGAGAAGGTTGCGGGAGCCTTCCGCGACCGCCTGTACAGGCACTTCAAGCACATGCTCGAACCAGGCCTCATCGACGATGTTTTTTCCCGCCGATGTCTGTGGCAGCAGCGATGCGATATTCTCTTGCGCAGTCAGCCGCTGGAACCAGAAGTCGACCAGCTCCGGTGCCGGATTGCGCGGCGCGCCATTACCGGTCATCCACGACACTGCGTCGGCCAACGTGGTTTCCGCAATGTCTGCCGGCAGGCGGCTGTCGATATTGCGAAGGAAATCCGTTGCCAGCAAATCGAGCGTCACCGCATCGGCAAGGATGGCATGCAGGGAAAACACGGCGCCGACGACCTGGCCGTTCTGCGTGGCGAGAATGAAGCGCGCCGGATTGCCGTTCGTCAGGTCAATCGATCGAGCCTGTTCGGTAGTGGCGACTGTGGTCAGCGCCGCGCTCGGATCGTCACCTGCCGCCAGTTCCGTCTCGATGAAGTCGACTGTGCAATCACTTCTCAGGATCTGTTGAACGGCGCCGCCCGCCCGCGCCTCGAATTCCGATGTGATGAGGGGATGCTGGCGCGAAAGCATCGCAAGAGCTTGTTGCGCCACAGCAAGAGAGACTGGAGGAAAGGTGATGGCGAGTATTTGCCGTCCATAGACGCCTTCGTTACCCGTCTCCGACAAGAGCCAGATGCGCGATTGCGTCGGTGATAGCGAGCATTTGGCGACGTAATCGGAGTCATTCACTACTCTAGCGTTCCGATCATGAATGGTCATTTCTTCGCCGCTCTCCGTCAATATTTCGAAATGCATATTCGGCGTTACAGAATACAATAGTGTATACTTAACAAAGTCTATAAATAGACATTGAGTTTAACTGACCGATTATGCTGACTTTCCTATGTCGATAAAATCCGATGTTCCGGAAATTACCTGAATGTAGCTGCATGACGAACGGACGTGGGCGAAATTCAGAGGAATCTTAAAAAATATTTTCGGAAAATATTTTGAATTTCACCTGACGTCGTTCGTCACTGCGGAATGAACGCTTTGTACGGCTTGCCGATTCCACAGGGCGCGGTCTCGAAATAGGGAGAAAAAGATGGATGCTTCCGTAGCGTTGAGGGGTGAAAAGACGGCGGAGGGATCGTTTGACTTGCGCTTGCCGGCGTCAGGTTTTGTAAGCCATGCTCTCGCTTGTGTTCAGCCGCTCATCGTGTCGCAGGGGCGGGCATCGGGCAGTTTTTGCGTCGAGCAAAATGGCATTGAGGTTGCCTCTGGCTTTCTCTCAGGCCCCGCCGCCAACCAATTGGTCTTTGACACCATATCTTCAGCCGCTTTGCCTGCTTTCGGCGAAGATATCGTCAATGCCGTCTCGGAAGCCATTCTCACATGCAATCCGCACGTGGTTTGCTTCGAGATCGAGCTTGCGGATGACGGCGTTGCGAAGCGCCTGGTAGAAGCGGGCGCGATCGAGCGTCGGGGCGACCGCTTGATCGTGCGCTCCGAATCCTTCTTTCAGCAGGCAAGATCCTGGATTGGAAGCGTACCCGCTGCCTATCCGGAAGTGCCGGTCCTGACGAACAATGTCCTTCATCCGCAAAGGCCGCCGAAGCCCGTTGGCCCCGCCTACGAGCGCTTCATTCCCTGGCTGAACACGCAGCTTGGCTTCCATGTCGCCGATATCGACGCCGATCTCCAGCATTTTCATCGCTGGATGAACGATCCCAGAGTTGCCGTCATATGGGAGGACCGCGGCGATCTTTCCTATCATCGTGATTTCATCGCCCGCCGCCTCGCCGATCCGCGGACGTTGCCGCTGATCGGAACGTTCGGCGGCGTGCCCTTCGGCTATTTCGAACTCTATTGGGCTAAAGAAGATCGGATCGGCCCGCACTACGAAGCCGATGGCTATGATCGTGGCTGGCATGTGGCGATCGGCGAAGACGATTTCCGCGGAAAGGCCTTCGTCAGCGCCTGGCTGCCATCGCTGATGCACTACATGTTCCTGGCAGATCTGCGCACCCGCCGCATCGTCGGCGAGCCGATCCATCATCATGCCCAGCAGATCCGCAATCTCGATCGCTCAGGTTTCGCCAAGGTCAAGCACATCCAGTTTCCGCATAAGAAGGCGCTTTTGGTCATGCTGCTGCGCGAGCGCTTCTTTATGGACCGACTGCTGTCGCCGGATCTCACCGGCCTTTCCGACGAGGATGGTCAGCCCGTTCTGGGTTCTCTGCCGCGAGATGCAGCGCGATGAAGGCAGCCGTCGACATGAACGATCCGCGCATCATGCGGCTCGTTCTGACGGTCGCACTGCCGGCGGTAGCGGGATTGGCCGCGAGCGCCGGCCATCATGCGATCAATGCGATCTTTCTCGGCGCCCTGGGGCCGGTTGTGCTGGCCGGCATCAGCCTGGTCATGCCGCTCTTTCTGCTTGTCGCCGCTGCAGGTCAGGGGCTCGGCATCGGGCTTGCCACACTTTTGGCGCGCCATCTCGGCGAGGGCGATCTGAAAGCCGCTTCCTCGGTTGCCGCAACGGCGCTCGCGGCGACGGTTCCGCTCGGCATCGTCCTCTCCACACTGATCTATCTCGGACTACCTGATTTCGTCGGCGCACTTGGCGCAGGCGATAATCTTCTTGCCCCGGGACTGGACTACGGACGGCTGCTCGCTTTCGGCATGACGCTCGGGCTTTTGCAGGCAGTCTGCGATTTCATCGCGATTGCCGAGGGCAATTCACGCTTCTCGATGATCGTACTAATCGCCAGCTTCGCCCTGAACGCCGTCCTCGATCCCGTTTTCATTTTCCTCTTCAAGCTCGGCGCAGCCGGCGCGGCGCTGGCGACCGTCATTTCCTCCATCGCGGCACTTACCTGCTATCTTGTCTACTTTGTCCGCAAGTGGGGAGCGGTCAGCATAGCAGGTGGCTTGATACGCTGGCGCCTGTTGCGGCCAATCGCGAGGATCGGCATTCCCGCCGCCGCGACCAGCATTGTGACCGGCTTCGGCTTTCTCATCCTGATGCGGGAGGCCGCTGTTCATGGCGGCGATACGGGTGTGGCCGCGACAGCGATCGCTATCCGTCTGATGACTTTGGGGCAGCTTCCTCTGTTCGGGTTTTGCCTTGGAGCACAGAGCGTCGTCAGCCACGCCTTTGGTGCCGGCGATGCCCAGCGGTTGAAGGCCGTCATCCGCTTCATGCTTGCGGTAACCGTACCCGTTGCTTTGCTTTATTCCGCCTTGCTGTTCCTGGCGGCGGAGCCGATGGCGCGCCTGTTCACCGATAGTCCGCAGGTTGTCAACGAAGCGGTGCCGTGGCTGCGCGCACTCTTTCCGGTCTTCCCGCTGGCAGCCTTTCAATCCGTGCTGCTGGTGATGCTGCAATCGCGGGGCAGGGCTGGCCTGTCCGCCCTGGTTGGGCTCGCACCGCAAGGCTATCTGCTGATCCCGCTTCTCCTGCTACTGCCGCTGTGGATGGGCTTTGGCGGCGTCTCCGCGGCACCCGCGGTGGCTGCCATCCTCGCTGCCATCCTCGGCATTTCCGTCGCTCGGCGGGAATGGCTCGCCATTCTGCCGGCGGATGCACCCGATCTGGCCGGCCAATCGACACTTCACCCCTAACCATGAGGAACGTCATGAACGAGACCCCGAGATTCGATGCCTACAGACACGCCATTCCGGATGCGTTGATGCCGCCTCGCGACGATCCCTTCGATGCGGCGGTGCCGCCGATCTACCAGACATCTCTCTTCCTGTTCGATAGCTACAAGGAACTGGAGGATGTCTTTGCCGGCCGCTCGAAGAAGCCTATCTACTCGCGGGGCGATAATCCGACCGTGCAGCTTCTGGAGCGCAGGATCGCCGAGATGGAAGGCGCGGAGGAAGCGCGCGCCTTTTCGAGCGGCATGGGCGCCATCGCGGCGGCGATCCTCGCTTTCGTCGGGCCGGGCGACCGCATCGTCACCGTGCGGCACGTCTATAGTGACGCTTTCCGCTTCTTCGAAAAGGTTCTGAAGCGCTTCGGTATCGTCGTCGACTATATCGATGGCACGGACACGGAAGCGATGATCGCAGCGCTTCCCGGCGCCAAGCTTGCCTATCTCGAAAACCCGACCTCGATGGTTTTCGAGCTGCAGGATCTGACCGCCATCGCCGAGGCGGCACGCCGTCATGGTGTCGTGACGATGGTTGACAACTCCTGGGCAACGCCGCTCTACCAGAAGCCGCTCTCCGTGGGTGTCGATATCGTCATTCACGCCGCGTCGAAATATCTCGGCGGGCAGAGCGACACCGTGGCCGGCCTCGTCGTCGGCTCCAAGGCGCATATCGATCGCATCAACAGCGAAATCTACCCCTATACGGGCGCGAAGCTCGCCCCTTTCGAGGCATGGCTTGTCCTACGCAATCTCGAGACCCTGCCATTCCGAATGCGCCATCATCATGAAGCCGGCCTCGAAGTGGCATCCTGGCTGCAGGCGCATGGGGACGTGACCAATGTCATGCATCCGGCACTCGGTGATCATCCCGGAAAGTGCACCTTCAGCGGCTTCGGAGGGCTGTTTTCCTTCGAGGTTTCCGACCGCATCGACATCGCCGATTTCGTCGACGCACTGCGCCTCATCCGCATCGGCGTGAGCTGGGGTGGGCCGGAAAGCCTGGTGGTGCCGGCCAAAGCTGCGCTCAGCATCTCGCCAGAGACCAATGTCTTCGCGCGCTTCGGCGTCAGCGACCGCACGATCCGCCTGAATGTCGGGCTCCACGCGGCAAAGGACGTCATTGCCGATCTCGAGCAGGCGCTCACGGCAGCGAAGCGCTAGCCAGCCTCCGTGCTTTTATATCGCAAGGTGGGTGGAGTGGCACTGTCGCTCCGCCCATACTATTATTCATCGTTGATCTATTCCCGCCCTGACCGATTGAGACAAGATGACTATTCCTTCCAATGAAACACTGAGCGCGCTTGCCGGCGAATATGGAACGCCGCTCTGGATCTACGATGCCGCTGCGATCCGTCGCCGTATTGCGCAACTCTCCGCCTTCGACGTCGTTCGCTACGCACAGAAAGCCTGTTCGAACATTCATATCTTGCGGGAAATGCGCAAGGTGGGCGTGCGGGTCGATGCCGTCTCGCTAGGCGAGATCGAGCGAGCGATGCGGGCCGGCTTCGTCGCTGGTAGCGTGTCGGGCGCGGCGGAGCTGGTCTTCACCGCCGACGTCTTCGACCGACCGACCCTTGATCGCGTCGTTGCCGACAAGGTCGAGGTGAATATCGGCTCCATCGACATGCTGCATCAGCTCGGCGAACGCTCGCCTGGCCATAGAGTCTGGCTGCGCATCAATCCCGGTTTTGGACATGGCCATAGCAAGAAGACCAATACCGGTGGCGAAAGCAGCAAGCACGGCATCTGGTTCGGGCAATTGCAGGAGGCCGTGGCGCTGACGCGGCAATATTCCCTGACGCTGGTCGGCCTGCATATGCATATCGGCTCCGGCGTCGATTATGGGCACCTGCAGCGCGTCTGCGGCGCGATGGTCGGTTTCTGTCGCGAGCTTGGTGTCGATATCGAGGCGATCTCGGCCGGCGGCGGTCTTTCCGTGCCCTACAGAGAGGGTGAGGAGGAGATCGATCCCGCTCATTATTTCTCGCTTTGGGATGCGGCACGACGCGAGATCGAAACGCATTTCGGCCATCCGATCCGGCTGGAGATCGAGCCGGGACGCTTCCTGACCGCGGATTCCGGCGTATTGCTTGCCGAGGTGAGGGCCGTTAAGATGATGGGCCGCAACCGCTTCGTGCTGGTCGATGCCGGTTTCAGCGATCTTGCCCGACCGGCCATGTATGGCAGCTATCACCACATTTCGGTGATCCCGGGCAAGACACCTCGCAATGCCGCGGGCGCAATCTTCCCGAGCGTCGTCGCAGGTCCCCTTTGCGAATCCGGCGACGTCTTCACGCAGACGGATTCCGGCACGGTCGAAACGCGCGATCTGCCCGAAACCCATGTCGGCGATTATCTCGTGTTCCACGGCGCCGGCGCCTATGGGGCGACGATGTCGTCGAACTACAACAGCCGCCTCTATGCACCTGAGGTCCTTGTCGACGACGAGACACATCGATTGATCCGCAGGCGCCAGACATTTGACGAACTGCTGGCGCTGGAAGGCAACTAAGCAACAGTATTCGAATCCAAGGTCGAAAAAGGGATCCCGGTTCGCGGAAGCGGGGCTTTTCCATGGTTGTGAAATGAATATAGTGATGGCGACCAAGCGTCGTGACGCCTGGTCGCCATCACACCGTCACCGGCCGCAAGGCGCGAAAGTTCTGCACCGATATGCTGGCCTGGCTTGATCAGAAGACCGAAATCGTCGAACACGCCGATCACTCGTCACGATATTTCGAGCCTGCGCACGCCGCCTATTATAGCGGCAGGCCGGGCCAACCGCTGAAGCTCATGCTGCAGGCGCGCAGCGATTTCCTGTCGATCTGGCGCCGCGCGGATTACCGGGAGCATGTGGCGGAGTTCAAGCTTCTCGGCCGTCAGCTCATCATCGTCAATTCGCCGGATGCCATCCGCTATGTCGTTGCCAAACGGCACGAGAATTTCGAGCGCAAGACGCCGCAAATGCGCCGCGCGCTGGAACATCTGCTGGGCGACGGGCTGTTCATTTCGGACAAGGAGACCTGGAAGCAACGCCGGCCGCTGGTTTCCGACATCGTGCACAAGAACCGCGTGCCGGCCTTTGGCGCGATCATGCAGACCACGGCAAGCGAGCTCGCCGACCGTTGGCAAAGCCTCGGGGAGGGCGCGGAAGTCAACGCCTTGTTCGAGATGGCAGGGCTGACGGCCGAAATCATTTCCCGCAGCGTCTTCGGCAATGATCTCGGCGAGGAAAGCGCCAATGCCGTCACCGAAGGCTTTGCAAGCTATCAGTCCCTGGTCGATTCCATCAATCTCGGCTATTTCCTCGGCTTCGACGATGGGTTGCCGATCATCAAGACGCCGAGCTTGCGCCGGTCGGTCAAGCGCATTCACCGCATCATCGACCAGGTGATCGAAGATCATCTGGCCGGCAAGGGGGATAACAGCTCGATGGTCGAGCTTTTGATCCGCCGCCAGCAGCGCAATCCCGAGCTGAAGCTCGATGTCGTGGCGCTGCGAAACGAGGCGGCGACAATCTTCATGGCAGGCCACGAGACCACCGCGGCGACCTTGACCTGGGCCTGGTATCTGCTCGCCGGCGCGCCCTGGGTCGAGGCGGCGGTTCACGCGGAAATAGAGGCTGTCTGCGGCGACCGCGTGCCGTCGATTGAAGACGTTGCCAAGCTCGACTGGTGCCGGGCCGTTATCGAGGAGACGTTGAGGCTCTATCCGCCGGTACCGATTTTGGCGCGACAGGCCGCCGAAGCTGATGAGATCGGCCATGTGAAGGTGCGCAAGGCAGCGCTCGTCCTAATCGTGCCATGGATACTGCATCGCACGGATTCACTTTTTCCCGAACCGCATCGGTTTCATCCCGAGCGCTTCCTG
Above is a window of Rhizobium sp. CCGE531 DNA encoding:
- a CDS encoding PLP-dependent transferase, translated to MNETPRFDAYRHAIPDALMPPRDDPFDAAVPPIYQTSLFLFDSYKELEDVFAGRSKKPIYSRGDNPTVQLLERRIAEMEGAEEARAFSSGMGAIAAAILAFVGPGDRIVTVRHVYSDAFRFFEKVLKRFGIVVDYIDGTDTEAMIAALPGAKLAYLENPTSMVFELQDLTAIAEAARRHGVVTMVDNSWATPLYQKPLSVGVDIVIHAASKYLGGQSDTVAGLVVGSKAHIDRINSEIYPYTGAKLAPFEAWLVLRNLETLPFRMRHHHEAGLEVASWLQAHGDVTNVMHPALGDHPGKCTFSGFGGLFSFEVSDRIDIADFVDALRLIRIGVSWGGPESLVVPAKAALSISPETNVFARFGVSDRTIRLNVGLHAAKDVIADLEQALTAAKR
- a CDS encoding GNAT family N-acetyltransferase — protein: MDASVALRGEKTAEGSFDLRLPASGFVSHALACVQPLIVSQGRASGSFCVEQNGIEVASGFLSGPAANQLVFDTISSAALPAFGEDIVNAVSEAILTCNPHVVCFEIELADDGVAKRLVEAGAIERRGDRLIVRSESFFQQARSWIGSVPAAYPEVPVLTNNVLHPQRPPKPVGPAYERFIPWLNTQLGFHVADIDADLQHFHRWMNDPRVAVIWEDRGDLSYHRDFIARRLADPRTLPLIGTFGGVPFGYFELYWAKEDRIGPHYEADGYDRGWHVAIGEDDFRGKAFVSAWLPSLMHYMFLADLRTRRIVGEPIHHHAQQIRNLDRSGFAKVKHIQFPHKKALLVMLLRERFFMDRLLSPDLTGLSDEDGQPVLGSLPRDAAR
- a CDS encoding cytochrome P450, which translates into the protein MTPGRHHTVTGRKARKFCTDMLAWLDQKTEIVEHADHSSRYFEPAHAAYYSGRPGQPLKLMLQARSDFLSIWRRADYREHVAEFKLLGRQLIIVNSPDAIRYVVAKRHENFERKTPQMRRALEHLLGDGLFISDKETWKQRRPLVSDIVHKNRVPAFGAIMQTTASELADRWQSLGEGAEVNALFEMAGLTAEIISRSVFGNDLGEESANAVTEGFASYQSLVDSINLGYFLGFDDGLPIIKTPSLRRSVKRIHRIIDQVIEDHLAGKGDNSSMVELLIRRQQRNPELKLDVVALRNEAATIFMAGHETTAATLTWAWYLLAGAPWVEAAVHAEIEAVCGDRVPSIEDVAKLDWCRAVIEETLRLYPPVPILARQAAEADEIGHVKVRKAALVLIVPWILHRTDSLFPEPHRFHPERFLGEARPTPYSYIPFAAGPRVCPGLQFGLTEAILCLAILAQRFRVRVKDGHSVQPQCRLTLRPRGGMPVTLHRRQE
- the lysA gene encoding diaminopimelate decarboxylase — its product is MTIPSNETLSALAGEYGTPLWIYDAAAIRRRIAQLSAFDVVRYAQKACSNIHILREMRKVGVRVDAVSLGEIERAMRAGFVAGSVSGAAELVFTADVFDRPTLDRVVADKVEVNIGSIDMLHQLGERSPGHRVWLRINPGFGHGHSKKTNTGGESSKHGIWFGQLQEAVALTRQYSLTLVGLHMHIGSGVDYGHLQRVCGAMVGFCRELGVDIEAISAGGGLSVPYREGEEEIDPAHYFSLWDAARREIETHFGHPIRLEIEPGRFLTADSGVLLAEVRAVKMMGRNRFVLVDAGFSDLARPAMYGSYHHISVIPGKTPRNAAGAIFPSVVAGPLCESGDVFTQTDSGTVETRDLPETHVGDYLVFHGAGAYGATMSSNYNSRLYAPEVLVDDETHRLIRRRQTFDELLALEGN
- a CDS encoding MATE family efflux transporter gives rise to the protein MKAAVDMNDPRIMRLVLTVALPAVAGLAASAGHHAINAIFLGALGPVVLAGISLVMPLFLLVAAAGQGLGIGLATLLARHLGEGDLKAASSVAATALAATVPLGIVLSTLIYLGLPDFVGALGAGDNLLAPGLDYGRLLAFGMTLGLLQAVCDFIAIAEGNSRFSMIVLIASFALNAVLDPVFIFLFKLGAAGAALATVISSIAALTCYLVYFVRKWGAVSIAGGLIRWRLLRPIARIGIPAAATSIVTGFGFLILMREAAVHGGDTGVAATAIAIRLMTLGQLPLFGFCLGAQSVVSHAFGAGDAQRLKAVIRFMLAVTVPVALLYSALLFLAAEPMARLFTDSPQVVNEAVPWLRALFPVFPLAAFQSVLLVMLQSRGRAGLSALVGLAPQGYLLIPLLLLLPLWMGFGGVSAAPAVAAILAAILGISVARREWLAILPADAPDLAGQSTLHP